The genomic stretch CTGCATGGGTGGAATCTACGACTATCTCTCTTCTCAAAACCGGCTCAATCCGTTCGAACCGCCTAAAGACGATTGGCTTTTGGCCGGATTAATTCACGATATTGACTATACACCTGAAATGAAAGACACCCATCCATCAAAAACCAATGAGGCTCTCTCAAAAAACGGTCTTTCGGTCTCTGACAACATCCTCCAGATAGTAAAAGCTCATGGGTGGCACTACCCCGGCGGAGTAGAACCCGAATCTTTTGCTCAATGGGCAATCTATTGTGCCGACAGTTTAACCGGTCTTATTATTGCCGTTGCTCTGGTTTACCCCTCAAGAAAACTTTCAGACGTCAAAACGTCTTCCGTCCTAAAACGTTTTCTGAAAGAACCTAAGTTCGCAGCCGGCACCAGAAGAGAAGAAGTCAAATTATGTGAATTAGAAACTGGCTTAAACATTCCCCTGGAAAAATTTATCGAGATCTGTTTAACCTCAATGCAAAAGATTGCCTCAGATATCGGTCTTTAGATTAAATGATATACTCTGATATATTTATTAACTGCGATGATTCTACGGGTATTTATACAAAATTTTCTGTTAAAATAATCCTATCAAATGATCGATATTAATTTAGTCCGCCTAAGCCCTGAAATTGTAAGAAAAAACCTCATCCGGCGGCAAAAAGACCCAAAACTTCTTGATGATGTCGTTGCCATTGATGTCCAATACCGAAAAGTACTTCAGGAAGTTGAAGAATTAAGGGCAAAACAAAATTCCATCAACCGTGAAATCAAGGGGAAACCAACCGATGAGCAACTAAAATCAGCAACTACCATTAAAGACCAATTAAAAGGTCTTGAAACCGCCCTCACAGGCTTCGAAAACCAGCTAAATAATGTTTTAGAACTTTTACCAAACATGATAGCTAGCGATGTCCCCGACGGCAAAGACGACCAGGACAATGTGGTATTCAAAGAAATCGGAACTATCCCAAAATTTGATTTTAAACCCCTTGATCACGTAGATTTGGGAGAAAAACTAGACATTATCGATATTCCCCGCGCCTCAAAGATATCCGGCTCGCGATTTGGATATTTCAAAGGAAAGGGTGCGGTTTTAGAAATGGCAGTTATGTTTTACGCTTTCAGAAAATTAATCGATAAGGGTTTTACCGGCATGATCCCCCCGACCATGGTAAAAAGTTCTACCGAATGGAAATGCGGCTATACCAGCAATCAAAATTTATTCAACGCTAGTTATTCCATTCCCGAAGACGACTTAATCTTTATCTCAAGCTCTGAGCACTCAGTTGTCCCATACCACATGGACGAAATCCTGGATGCAAATAAACTGCCGATTAAATACGTTAATTTCTCTCCCTGTTTCCGCCGTGAATCAGGTACCTATGGCAAAGATACCCGGGGGCTTTTCCGGGTTCATTTTTTCAACAAAGTTGAAATGAATATCTTCACTTTACCCGACTACAAAATTTCAGATGCCATGTGCGAAGAAATGCTTGCCATCGAAGAAGAAATTATGCAGGAGCTAGGAATTGCCTATCGCGTCATGAAGTGTTGCGCCGGTGATTTACCTCAACCCAACCGAAGGATGTACGACATCAATTCGTGGTTTCCCGGCCAAAACGCTTTCAGAGAAACCCAATCATGCAGTAACTGCGGGGATTATCAGGCCCGTCGCCTAAACACCAAAACAAAAATCAACAATAAAAATGAGTTGGTGCATATCCTCAACGCAACCGTGATCACAGACCGAGCCGTATTGGCCATTATCGAAAATTTTCAGCAGAAAGACAACAGTATCCTTATCCCAAAAGTCCTACAACCATTTACAAATTTTAACATTATTAAACCCAATTAATTTAGCTTAGAGGAGCCACCCTCCCCGTTTTCCGTCTGTCATAAGCCGGAAAATCGGGGTTGGTTTTTTTATAAACTATGCTATCTATTTTCAAAAATCTGTTTGACGATAATCGTCGCCGGGTCAAATCATTCGAATCGATAATTTCAGAAATCAATAAGCTAGAGCCCATCATTTCCCAACTCTCAGATAAGGAATTGTCTGAAAAAACCACTTTTTTCAAAGATCAAATCAATAAAGGCAAAAAGCTAGATGAAATATTACCGGAAGCCTACGCGGTTGTTCGCGAATCAATAAAAAGAACCATCGGAGAAAGGGCATATGATGTTCAATTATTAGCCGCTATCACCCTCCATCAGGGAGCTATTGCCGAACAAAAAACAGGTGAAGGTAAAACTCACTCCGTTATCTTTCCCGCCTACCTTAATGCCCTCACCGGAAAAGGCGTACATATAATTACTCCAAACGATTATTTAACCCGTGTCGGCGCCGGATGGTACCCCAAAGCCCTCCATTTACTGGGTATTAAAACGGCCTGTATCATCCACGAACAATCATACATTCTGGATCCCTCGTACAAAGATACTACCGAGACTTTTGATGACCGTCTCGCGCATTTAAGACCGATCAGCCGACAGGAAGCCTATGCTGCCGATATTACTTATGGGACCAACAATGAATTCGGTTTCGACTATCTCCGTGATCATATGGTCAGTGATCAAAAAGATGCCGTTCAGAGTAATCACAACTTTGCCATTGTTGACGAGGTCGACTTCGTTTTAATTGATGAAGCCCGTACCCCTCTAAT from Candidatus Shapirobacteria bacterium encodes the following:
- the serS gene encoding serine--tRNA ligase, which encodes MIDINLVRLSPEIVRKNLIRRQKDPKLLDDVVAIDVQYRKVLQEVEELRAKQNSINREIKGKPTDEQLKSATTIKDQLKGLETALTGFENQLNNVLELLPNMIASDVPDGKDDQDNVVFKEIGTIPKFDFKPLDHVDLGEKLDIIDIPRASKISGSRFGYFKGKGAVLEMAVMFYAFRKLIDKGFTGMIPPTMVKSSTEWKCGYTSNQNLFNASYSIPEDDLIFISSSEHSVVPYHMDEILDANKLPIKYVNFSPCFRRESGTYGKDTRGLFRVHFFNKVEMNIFTLPDYKISDAMCEEMLAIEEEIMQELGIAYRVMKCCAGDLPQPNRRMYDINSWFPGQNAFRETQSCSNCGDYQARRLNTKTKINNKNELVHILNATVITDRAVLAIIENFQQKDNSILIPKVLQPFTNFNIIKPN